In one window of uncultured Sphaerochaeta sp. DNA:
- a CDS encoding ATP-binding protein, protein MQYKSIRARLALTTFLVLICSLLGSMWIANRSFATTIRETTYAELSAKADYLATLVKDTSEPWLLEHFDSYAASTATRITIINREGVVLFDSDYAAEALNNHLYREEVQAALKNGSASSERRSSTQNLPVLYWAVALEDHPTIAILRVSKTLSQLAGYQTTYQSLFFRGIGVLVLFFLLLTFFVITMITRPLDRLKGLARKYATGDLQARLHLSSPQELAELAHTMEEMAQEIQEKISQVEFGKNQVEAILNSLSEGILLLDRNLNIKVANREAHLLFTDQRESVLDKNLSQLISSNEVRTLCNATLRDGEERELTIEQYGHLFGQTARIAGKQQVRELRMLTCAVRSSEGFINSVVLSINDMTELKRLEQIRKDFVANVSHELKTPITSIAGFAEALTETQNPEEITHFTKIISRQANRMRQLVEDLLLLSSLEQEQNKASMSWTTLEQIVGETEEACSYRFEERGSSLLIASDNPDNLLLYVNENLIAQALTNLVINALNYSEAGSKVHLSATVGEQQIIFSVKDHGIGIPKDVQDRIFERFYRVDAARSRSQGGTGLGLSIVKHIVNVHGGKLSLESELTKGSTFTIILPRMGGNLKDLQKRSEELYKKH, encoded by the coding sequence ATGCAATACAAAAGCATTCGTGCACGTTTGGCGTTGACCACCTTTCTGGTTCTCATCTGCTCGCTTCTTGGCAGCATGTGGATTGCAAACCGCTCGTTCGCCACTACCATCAGGGAGACCACCTATGCAGAGCTCTCTGCAAAAGCAGACTACCTGGCGACTCTGGTCAAGGACACATCTGAACCTTGGTTGCTGGAACATTTTGACTCATATGCAGCTTCCACTGCGACCAGGATCACCATCATCAACAGAGAGGGAGTGGTTCTTTTTGACTCCGACTATGCTGCAGAGGCGTTGAACAATCACCTCTATCGCGAGGAAGTACAAGCAGCATTGAAAAATGGGAGTGCTTCCAGTGAAAGGCGGAGTAGCACACAGAACCTCCCCGTCCTCTATTGGGCAGTAGCATTGGAAGACCATCCCACCATCGCCATACTGAGAGTCTCCAAGACCCTCAGCCAACTCGCGGGGTACCAGACGACATACCAAAGCCTCTTCTTCAGAGGCATTGGCGTTCTAGTGCTCTTTTTCTTGCTCCTTACCTTCTTTGTCATCACCATGATCACCCGCCCACTTGACCGATTGAAAGGCTTGGCGCGCAAATATGCAACAGGAGACCTTCAAGCAAGACTTCACCTCTCCTCCCCACAGGAACTCGCTGAACTCGCCCATACCATGGAAGAGATGGCCCAAGAGATCCAGGAGAAGATCTCACAGGTCGAGTTCGGGAAAAATCAAGTGGAAGCAATTCTCAACAGCCTCAGCGAAGGGATTCTTCTCCTTGACCGAAACCTGAACATCAAGGTAGCAAACAGGGAGGCCCACCTGCTCTTCACTGACCAGAGGGAATCGGTCCTTGACAAGAATCTTTCCCAGCTTATCAGTTCCAACGAAGTTCGTACTCTCTGTAATGCCACACTGCGTGATGGAGAGGAGAGGGAACTCACCATCGAGCAGTATGGACACCTTTTTGGGCAGACTGCAAGAATTGCAGGAAAACAACAGGTACGGGAGCTGAGGATGCTTACCTGTGCTGTCCGATCATCTGAAGGTTTTATCAACTCAGTGGTTCTCTCCATAAATGACATGACAGAGTTGAAACGCCTTGAGCAAATTCGCAAGGATTTTGTGGCCAATGTAAGCCATGAACTCAAGACCCCCATTACCTCAATTGCTGGATTTGCCGAAGCACTGACAGAGACGCAAAATCCAGAGGAAATCACCCACTTCACGAAGATCATCAGTAGACAAGCAAACCGAATGAGACAGCTAGTTGAGGATTTGTTGTTGCTCAGTAGCCTGGAGCAAGAACAGAATAAGGCTTCCATGAGCTGGACCACCCTGGAGCAAATCGTAGGGGAAACGGAAGAAGCTTGTTCCTATCGCTTTGAGGAACGTGGCAGCAGCCTGCTCATCGCCTCGGACAATCCAGATAATCTCCTGCTCTATGTCAATGAAAATCTGATTGCCCAGGCTTTGACAAACTTGGTGATCAATGCATTGAACTACTCTGAAGCAGGATCGAAGGTTCATCTCTCGGCAACAGTTGGTGAGCAGCAGATTATCTTCAGCGTCAAGGACCATGGTATCGGTATACCCAAGGATGTCCAGGACAGGATTTTCGAGCGCTTCTACCGGGTTGATGCAGCAAGAAGCAGGAGCCAGGGAGGGACCGGTCTAGGTCTGTCCATTGTCAAACATATCGTGAATGTCCATGGGGGAAAACTCTCGCTTGAAAGTGAGCTGACAAAAGGAAGCACCTTTACCATCATACTGCCGAGGATGGGTGGAAACCTGAAAGACCTGCAAAAACGAAGCGAAGAGCTCTACAAAAAACACTAA
- a CDS encoding XdhC/CoxI family protein codes for MDRKHYYSQLLSALKHDIVERRTILQGPCTGDEVILQNKQVIASLERGEHDWDDSSLLRERLSSDVHLVIFGGGHIALDLYHLAIDLALRVTIVDDRPEFCNQERFPQATCLCAPFEEVLERPQSWIRPYFIITTRGHAFDRLCLEKTLHLPHSYIGMIGSKKKVANTFDALRDANYSEAELASVKAPIGLDIGAVTSSEIALSILAQVISEYRKKEQAVRLDEQLLARQATGEHHILVRVVEKHGSAPCEVGFQLALFADRSLMGTVGGGEIEARAIKEAQKMLLDVQMQDHTVRYDLSNERAGSIGMICGGVATLLFQRR; via the coding sequence ATGGATAGGAAACACTACTACTCACAACTACTCAGCGCATTGAAACATGATATCGTAGAGCGAAGGACTATCCTGCAGGGTCCCTGCACAGGGGATGAGGTGATCCTGCAGAACAAGCAGGTCATCGCCAGCTTAGAGAGAGGAGAGCATGACTGGGATGATTCCAGTCTTCTCAGGGAGCGTCTCTCCAGCGATGTACATCTGGTCATCTTTGGCGGTGGTCATATTGCCCTCGATCTCTACCATCTTGCGATCGATCTTGCCTTACGGGTCACAATTGTCGATGATCGCCCAGAATTCTGCAATCAAGAACGATTTCCCCAGGCTACCTGTCTCTGTGCCCCGTTTGAAGAGGTTCTGGAAAGGCCTCAATCGTGGATCAGGCCGTACTTCATCATCACCACCAGAGGGCATGCCTTTGACAGGCTCTGCCTGGAGAAAACACTTCACCTTCCCCACTCCTACATCGGCATGATCGGCAGCAAGAAGAAGGTTGCAAACACCTTTGATGCACTACGCGATGCAAATTACAGTGAAGCAGAACTTGCTTCTGTGAAAGCCCCCATCGGACTGGATATCGGTGCAGTGACTTCCTCGGAGATTGCCCTCTCCATTCTTGCGCAGGTCATCAGTGAATACCGCAAGAAGGAACAAGCGGTCAGGCTGGACGAACAATTGCTTGCCCGCCAGGCCACCGGGGAGCACCATATTCTCGTCCGCGTAGTGGAAAAGCATGGATCGGCTCCGTGTGAAGTCGGTTTCCAGCTAGCCCTGTTTGCTGACAGGTCCCTGATGGGGACGGTTGGCGGTGGGGAGATTGAGGCAAGGGCGATCAAAGAGGCACAGAAGATGCTCCTGGATGTGCAAATGCAAGACCATACGGTACGCTACGATTTGAGTAATGAACGTGCCGGCAGTATTGGGATGATCTGCGGAGGTGTGGCAACCCTGCTGTTTCAGCGCAGGTGA
- a CDS encoding peptidoglycan bridge formation glycyltransferase FemA/FemB family protein, translating to MNLTVQEKDPAGLYDTPLLHQSYFWSQVKESQGYHTKAFDIKTPLSELNGKPGSSYILDDILVQLIPVSRYQSIGYVPYGPVLNPDEERMGPFLEELSMNLREKLPTHCLLLRYDLPWQSIWDDDDVSLSLQNLRLNWGTNAKQLRKAVSNQLPSDTMFVNLLGSEEQILSRMHHKTRYNIRLAQRKGVEVRQVGRDHLDIFYSLYEETCERNRITLHDRSYFDALYSAEDEGAEIVLLMAFFDGQPLSAMFLSRSARRATYLYGASSSKMRNSMSTYALQWHAIQLAKRWGCTEYDLFGVSPTGGMDHPMRGLYTFKKGFGGTTFHRMGCWDFAYDEEQASQLFAYEMVGEGYHLR from the coding sequence ATGAATCTCACGGTGCAGGAAAAAGATCCTGCTGGTCTCTATGATACCCCTCTGCTACATCAATCGTATTTCTGGTCTCAAGTGAAAGAGAGCCAAGGATACCACACCAAAGCATTTGACATAAAAACACCGCTTTCTGAACTTAATGGGAAACCAGGCTCCTCCTATATCCTGGATGACATCCTTGTCCAGTTGATACCGGTTAGTAGGTACCAGAGCATTGGTTATGTACCCTATGGACCGGTATTGAACCCTGATGAGGAGAGGATGGGTCCCTTCCTGGAAGAGCTTTCGATGAATTTACGAGAAAAACTTCCTACCCATTGTCTTCTGCTTCGCTATGACCTTCCCTGGCAATCGATCTGGGATGATGATGATGTATCCCTCTCCCTGCAGAATCTTCGGCTCAATTGGGGAACAAATGCCAAGCAATTAAGAAAGGCAGTCTCGAACCAGCTTCCCAGTGATACCATGTTTGTGAATCTGCTGGGGAGCGAGGAGCAAATTCTCTCTCGCATGCATCATAAAACCCGTTACAATATTCGTCTTGCACAACGAAAGGGAGTAGAAGTCCGCCAGGTTGGGAGAGACCATTTGGATATCTTCTACTCGTTGTATGAGGAGACATGTGAACGAAACCGGATAACCTTGCACGACCGCTCATATTTTGATGCACTGTACAGCGCTGAAGATGAGGGAGCAGAAATTGTACTTCTGATGGCTTTCTTTGATGGGCAGCCGCTCAGTGCCATGTTCCTCAGTCGTTCAGCGCGCCGGGCAACCTATCTCTACGGAGCCTCTTCTTCCAAGATGAGGAACTCCATGAGTACCTATGCCTTGCAGTGGCATGCAATTCAGCTGGCAAAGAGATGGGGATGCACAGAATACGACCTCTTCGGGGTCTCCCCAACGGGAGGAATGGACCACCCGATGAGAGGCCTCTATACCTTCAAGAAAGGGTTTGGTGGCACCACCTTCCATAGGATGGGGTGCTGGGACTTTGCCTATGATGAGGAACAAGCCTCGCAGTTATTTGCCTATGAGATGGTAGGTGAAGGGTATCACCTGCGCTGA